One stretch of Cottoperca gobio chromosome 18, fCotGob3.1, whole genome shotgun sequence DNA includes these proteins:
- the LOC115023948 gene encoding B-cell scaffold protein with ankyrin repeats-like, translating into MSHTAEQLLIIYETEAEQWATYLHSLFTGPISAAGICCYDIATVSSRQDDVVRLSRYTCKLLVLSKGMLEELCPKRRFFLARVLRPATHVVVLLCGVERLTPLLELLPLNGDECLQVSSEQDARMYLSTVTDVVRKGVLFSAANVNPSTCKLSGSVQKAEQMQSTGAHSVRSIAVAPSRVPCGSSMEVFILLKNESVGSNVEVEFTAVHQKQRVKPVCWNERILCVNAPDFPAGNVRVTVYSNGVPLCRAQLQYYSYMEEITCLLARAADPIDFICQALQTSSVDKLDQKLSSMLLKNMPTGGFQGLQSENTPERDLHHSDVPSLLHFAAQYGLMSVSSVLLQCPGAERALHTADRHGLTPSEIAKRHGHTQLHILLRETRNMFNSDEDNGEASVYEMMCAAGTPSTKHVEPPGEDEEGEDADIYQPLEVNDEKENIQNATKAVVIANRPPAPTPRPESTQVKEDRTPYITKVFQKKTTLQGGADVYSLPTKTAHVREDGASSTYDTFVPNQTNGLQTLIELQQRVKAGSLTVDGALERFSDWQRVQKGMDVVQQERLRELRDSIITSSVYDKINIVHHTPSVTVSEIRRRSQEGKSDLYSKPLKGQHSSFFSKADKR; encoded by the exons ATGAGCCACACAG CTGAGCAGCTTTTAATCATCTATGAGACGGAGGCAGAGCAATGGGCCACCTATCTGCATTCACTCTTCACGGGTCCAATCTCAGCGGCTGGGATCTGCTGCTACGACATCGCCACAGTCTCCAGCCGGCAGGACGACGTCGTCAGGCTGTCCCGGTACACCTGCAAGCTCCTCGTCCTTTCCAAGGGCATGCTAGAAGAGCTGTGCCCAAAGCGGCGTTTCTTCCTGGCCCGTGTATTGCGTCCTGCAACTCATGTGGTGGTGCTGCTGTGTGGGGTGGAGAGACTGACCCCCCTGCTGGAGCTGTTGCCTCTCAACGGCGATGAGTGCCTGCAGGTCTCCAGTGAACAGGATGCCCGCATGTACCTGTCCACTGTGACTGATGTTGTGAGGAAAG GTGTATTATTTTCCGCTGCAAATGTCAACCCCTCGACATGTAAACTATCAGGATCAGTGCAAAAGGCAGAACAGATGCAGTCGACTGGAGCCCACAGTGTCAGATCCATCGCGGTCGCTCCCTCCAGAGTTCCATGCGGG AGCTCCATGGAAGTGTTCATTCTTTTGAAAAATGAGTCGGTTGGCAGCAACGTCGAGGTTGAGTTCACTGCAGTGCATCAGAAGCAGAGAGTGAAGCCTGTCTGCTGGAACGAGCGGATCCTCTGTGTCAATGCACCAG ATTTTCCAGCAGGAAATGTAAGAGTGACCGTGTATAGCAATGGGGTGCCACTGTGCAGGGCACAGCTGCAGTACTACAGCTACATGGAGGAAATAACCTGCCTTCTGGCGAGGGCAGCAGACCCTATAGATTTCATATGTCAG GCTCTACAGACGTCCTCTGTGGACAAGCTGGACCAGAAGTTGTCCTCCATGTTGTTGAAGAACATGCCCACCGGAGGCTTTCAGGGACTGCAGAGTGAAAACACTCCTGAAAGAG ACCTCCACCATTCGGATGTTCCATCGCTCCTCCACTTTGCTGCCCAGTATGGATTGATGAGCGTCTCCAGCGTGCTGCTGCAGTGTCCAGGTGCTGAGCGAGCTCTGCACACGGCCGATCGCCACGGACTGACTCCCTCTGAGATTGCCAAGAGACACGGCCATACCCAGCTTCACATCTTATTGAGGGAAACACGG AATATGTTCAACTCAGACGAGGACAATGGGGAAGCCAGTGTGTACGAAATGATGTGCGCTGCAG GGACTCCTTCCACCAAACATGTAGAGCCACcaggagaggatgaagagggggAGGATGCAGATATCTACCAACCACTGGAGGTGAAtgatgagaaagaaaacatccagaaCGCAACCAAAGCAGTCGTTATAGCCAATCGCCCACCAGCCCCCACGCCTCGGCCCGAGAGCACCCAGGTGAAGGAGGACAGAACTCCTTACATCACCAAAG TATTCCAGAAGAAGACGACACTTCAGGGCGGAGCTGATGTGTATTCACTTCCCACTAAAACAG CACATGTGCGAGAAGACGGCGCCTCGTCCACCTATGATACGTTTGTGCCAAACCAGACAAACGGGCTGCAGACACTCATCGAGCTCCAGCAGCGGGTGAAGGCAGGTTCACTCACTGTGGACGGCGCCCTGGAGCGCTTCAGCGACTGGCAGCGGGTTCAGAAGGGCATGGATGTCGTCCAGCAG gagcgGCTGAGGGAGCTGAGAGACAGTATCATTACCAGCAGTGTCTACG ATAAAATCAACATCGTTCATCACACACCAA GTGTTACAGTGAGTGAAATTCGAAGAAGAAGCCAAGAAGGGAAGTCTGATTTGTACAGCAAGCCACTTAAAGGACAGCAT TCAAGTTTCTTCTCGAAAGCTGATAAACGATGA